AATTTCATCTGCCGATGTAATTATATAATTGAGAATTTGCTCTCTTTCTTCAAGCTTTAATTTTTCTTTATCGTCTCTTAATAAGTCTACCAAGCCCATTAATCTTGCTACTGGAGCTCTAACGATATGTGATTGGGTCCATGCAATTTTTTTCAATTGGGCATTTTGTTCCTCAATGGCATTTAGATGTTGAACCTTGGTGGTAACATCTTTAGAATTTACCACAATTCCTTTTAATGATGGCTCGTCTATTTTGTTGGTAACAATAGTTTCTAACCAGATCCAGTGTCCGTCCCCATGTTTAAATCTAAATGGCTTAATGGCTACCTGGTTAACTTTTAGAATTTTAATAAACTCATTAAACACTATATTGTAATCATCTGGGTGCACATAATCGAATGCATTAGTACCTATAAATTGTTCTGGCGTAATATTCAAGATTTTCGTGGAAGTAGGACTTGCATATGTGAAGTTGGCATTTTCATCCATAATACAGATCATATCGCTGCCTTCTTGCACTAAGGTTTTATATCTGCGTTCACTTTGCTCTAGTTGTTCTTTTGCAATTCTGGTGTCATTAATATCTCTAGAGGTTATAATAACCCCTTGAATTGAAGGTTCATGTATTTGGTTGGATACATTGGCAACAAACCATCGCCATTCACCCAGTTTATTTTTAAATCTAAACGGTTCTATCTTTATAGAACCATTTTGGGTTATTTTGTTGAACTGTGTTTTTACACGCTCTAAATCATCTGGATGTATGTAATCGAAAGCGTTTTGTCCTTCAAATTCTTCTGGACTAATTTGGATAACCCTGGTAGAACTTGGACTTACATATTTGAAATTACCTTCGGCATCTAGTATAGTTATGATATCACTACTCTCTTGTACCAAAGTCTTAAATCTACGTTCGCTATTTTCTAATTGAAGTTCCGCTTTTTTCTTTTCGGTATTATCTCTGGCTATACAATAATATACACGATCTTTTTCATCCCAGTTAGAGGACCAAAGCATAGGTACGGCATGACCATCTCTATGAACGTATCTATTTTCAAAATTGACTACTTTGTTTCCGGACAAAACAAATTCGGCATTTTCTTCTGTTGAAATTATATCTTCTTCGTGTATCAGTTCATTATATCTAGTACCAATAATATCTTTTGGTGCATACCCCCATATATCTTCTACAGCTCTGTTAATACTTAAAAAGTATCCTTCCTCATCAAGGGTGCATATGATATCTAAAGAAGTGTCCATTATTTTTTGCATCTCCTCTTTTGCACTTAATAAAACTTGCTGAGATAAGATTTCTGAGGTAATGTCTTTTGAGAAACAGGTAACCCCTATTTTTTCCCCCTCTTTGTTATACATTAAATCAAAGGAGGTTAATCCATATGTCGTCCAAAATTTACTGGGGTCTTGTATTTTCTGTTTGACCGAAAAACTACCAGTTTTAATTGCCTTGGTATAATAAGATTTCCATTTTTCCGTAATACTACTAGGTACGCTTGTAGAAAAAACAGAGTCTCCTTCATTGAAAGGTTCACCTTGGATTTTTTTAACCAGTTCGTGAAATGCAGTATTGGCTGTAATTAGTTTAAAATCCAAATCTATAGACCACATGAGGTCCCTAGTGCTATTGATCATAGCCTCTTGGTTGTTCTTGACCCTACGAAGCTCGGTTGTAAAGCTTTTTTTCTCTGTTATATCTTGTAAAGTACCGTACATAACTAACGGTTCTTTAGCTTCGTTCCATTTTAATACCTTACCTTTTTCAAGTATCCATTTAAATTCCCCATTTTTTTGTAGGAATCTGTATTGCACGCTACAATCTTTAGATGGGTATTGTAAGCATTGGAGCATTTTTTTCTCAACTTCAGCTACATCCACAGGGTTAATCAGTTTAAACCAGTCATCAGTTTTAAAATTTTTTACTGTATTGGGATCTATACCCAAAATGTCAATGCCTTGTTGGTTTATAGTAAAGGTGTCGTTTGCGAAATTACGTTCCCAAAACCCTATGCCGGTGGCAGAAACAATGTTGTCTAAAAGTCGACCCTTTTTCTCAAGTTCAATTTTTTGGTCTTGTTCAATTTTTTTCGCTTTTCGTAATTCTAAAAGATGAACCACTTGTTTGGCCAATGTTTGTAGTCCGTCTAATTGGGTTTTACTAAGTTGTCTTGATTCGTAATCAATAACACACAATGTGCCAAGGCGGTGACCATCTTCGGTAGTTAATGATGCACCTGCGTAGAAGCCAATATTCGGTTCACCGGTAACTAGTTTGTTGTTTTTGAATCTTTTATCAACCAGGGTGTTTTCTACAACAAGTAAATTGGTATCATCAATAATGACATGTTTGCAAAAAGAATCTTCAATAGGTGTTCCTTTACTGTCTAAGCCATGCCTAGACTTAAAAAATTGTCTTTTGTCATCAACAAATGAAATTAAGCTTGTGGGTGTGTTACATATAGAAGCTGCAAGGGTTGTTATTTCGTCATAGATAGCCTCTGGATTAGTATCCATAACATCAAAAGAAATCAATGCCTTTAATCTATTAGTATCTAAAATATTTCTCCCTTTCATGGTTATCTTGGTAAGAAGATAGTTACTTATTCTAATATTCTAAAATAATAGTAAGAAATTTCTTTAAAAAAAGAGGCAAAAATAGTATTTAAGTTTGTTTATCAATGCATTTAATTGATTTTTTCTTCAATAAACCTAAATTTCATGATCATCTAAGTGGTTATCTATCAGATTGATAAATGAATATTTACAACGTTTTCAATCAAAACCTTAAAGGATTGTCAGAGATATTGATAAGATGGTAGAAAAATTTCATGAAATTTTCAATTTGGTTATAATCCTTTCATAGAAAAGTTATTTTTGTGCTATGAGCCAATTGCCTAATAGATTAAAGCGAGTTTTAGAAACACGTAAAAAAGAAGGTACTTTACGTACACTTAATACCACAGAAGGTTTAATTGATTTTTTATCCAATGATTATTTAGGTTTTGCTATTAACGAGACCTTATTTTCTAAAACTTTTCAATTATTATTGACTGAAAGTGTTGCCTCAAATGGTTCTGGAGGGTCAAGATTATTATCTGGAAATCATAAATTATTTACTAGGTTAGAATCTCAATTGGCCACCTTTTACAAATCTAATGCGGCATTGGTTTTTAATTCTGGGTATGATGCCAATATAGGGCTATTTAGTACTCTTCCCCAAAAAGGTGACCTGGTATTTTATGATGAGTATATACACGCTAGTATACGAGAAGGGTTACGTTTAAGTAACGCCAAATCCTATAGTTTTTCACATAACGACCTTGCTAGCTTAAAAGAAAAAATAGCTTTGAATGTAGCTAGAAATGAACATGAAACATACTCGGTTTTTATTGTAACGGAAAGCATTTTTTCCATGGACGGAGATTCTCCTGATTTGAAAGCCTTTGCTAAATATGCGAAATCAAATGAGTATTGTCTAATAGTGGATGAAGCTCATGCGGTTGGGGTATTGGGTAATAATGGAGAGGGAATGGTGCCATTGTTGAAATTGGAAAAAGATGTTTTTGCTAGAACGGTAACTTTTGGTAAAGGATTTGGTTGCCATGGTGCAGCAATAATTGGCTCTGAAGATTTGAAAGATTATCTAGTTAATTTTGCAAAATCATTTATATATACTACTGGTCTAACACCACATTCATTGGCTACAATTATAACTGCTCATGAATTTTTGGATGAACTTGGTAAAGCACCTAGAACATTACTATTTGAAAACATTGAGTACTTTAAAAAACAAGTAGCATCGCATAAATTAGAAGCTTGTTTTTTGCCAAGTGATTCTGCTATTCAAGGTTGTATTATACCTGGTTCTAAAAACGCAAAAGAAGTAGCGAATAAGATGTTGGATAAAGGTTTTAATTTAAAAGCTGTTCTATCGCCAACGGTGCCAGTAGGACAAGAACGGTTAAGAATTTGTTTACATAGTTATAATTCAAAGGAAGAGATTGGGCTTTTGGTAAAATTATTGGCTAGTTATATGTAGTGGTCTATGGAGAATAAATTCTATCAATTGGCATCTTTTGAATATGTTGCCGATGTGCAAATTGTTAAAGGTAAGCTAGAATCTGAGGGTATACCCGTTTTTCTTAGGGATGAGAACACCTTGAACTCAGATCCATTGATCAGTAATGCCATTGGTGGTGTAAAGTTGCAAGTATATTCTAAAGATAAAGAAAGGGCAATTGCTGTCTATAACAGTATTAGAACGTACGCCTTGGATAATAATGGAAAACCCATTGTTTGTCCTAATTGCAAAGCCCGGAGGTCAGAGCCATATTATAACAGTAAGGGTATATTTTATAAACTTTTTCCATTTTTCGAGAAAAGAAAATATAAGTGCCTAAATTGTAACATGATCACTAATTCAAAGTAAGAAAATATGCAAAAGATTTTTGTGACAGGAATATCTACCGAGGTAGGCAAAACTATTGCATCAGCAATTTTTGTTGAGGCATTGAAAGCCGATTATTGGAAACCGGTACAGGCAGGAGATTTAGATAATACGGATACGGATAAGGTAAAACGTTTAATATCTAATGATAGGTCTAAGTTTCACCCAAGCAGCTATAATCTTAAATTGCCCATGAGTCCGCATGCTGCAGCCCAGATTGAAGGTGTCACTATAGATAGGTTTCACATTAACGAGCCAGAAACGGATAATAATTTGATCATAGAAGGGTCTGGTGGTATATTGGTACCGCTTAATGATGAAGATACCATGTTCGATATTATAATGCCAGATTATAAAGTGGTTGTGGTATCTAGAAATTATTTGGGCAGTATCAACCATTCTTTATTGACAATACAATGGTTGTTGCATAAAGGATATGAAGTTTCGGTATTGTTCAGTGGAGAAGCAAATCCGCACACGGAGAATATCATACTGCATAAAACCGGTGTGTCGTTAATTGGTAGAATAGACGAAGAAAAAGAATTCACAAAAGAGGTTGTTAAAAAATATGCCGACAAATTTCAAGGAATATTACAAACCTTATAATCGCTGTAAAATAATGGCATTATCTACCGTTGCAAATAATGTATAATGTTGGGCAAGGTAGTTATCTATGTACTGGTTTTCCTCAACTTCTTTTTTATCTAAAATACGTTTACCTTTTCTAATGACAACGGTTTTTGGTTGTAGTTCTTCCATGATAAATTTTAATTCTTCAATAGACTTTTTTCTCGGATTTTTGAAAAAGGTAAAAAGTTCATCCCTACAAATATTACTAGGATGTGTAGAGGCGGTAGTTGGTGGTAAGGTGCCTAAGTTCCAATAACCAATATGATATTCAAAGAATAGTACGTTCTTGGTTTCAAGTTGATTTTCTAAAATGAATTGTGGGGCAGAAAAACCTTCACCATTGAAAATAGTGCCTTTTTCAATCTTATTATTTATAACATTTACATACTCCAGATAACTTTCGGCTGGAATCAATAGACCAATTACGGCTAAGTAAGCCGGTATTTTTGGTTTATGAACTGTAATAAGGTTGCTAACAACAACACCTACTAAAATTAAAAGCATTGGGTGTAGCTGAATTAGGTAATGGCCATTGATTCTTCCTCCTTTTGCAAAAGAGAATAATACACCTATAATGGTAATCAATAACAGCTGAATATTTCTATTCTTAAAGTCTAGATTTTTACTTTTATGGGCATAAAACAAAAATACTGCTGTAATAACGAAGATGGGTGCTAGTTTAAAAACAGAATAACGTCTTGCTTCCGTATATTCTAAAGGGGCAAGAATTACGGACTCCCACCAGGTATACGTTATATCGTTCAAAAAATATGGGGTTACCGTTGCTAGAATAATGGTTAGGGCTCCGGTACCAAATAAGACAACCTGTACAAAGCTTGTTTTTCTGTTAGTGAAAATGGACTCATAGCATAAGAAAAGTCCTAAGAACAGAATTGGGAAAGCCATGTTTAGCTTAACCATTACCGTTGCACCCACTAGTATACCAGATAAAAATATGGAAAAGCTAGAATTTTTTGAAAGTAAAAGATAGATAGACGGTACAAAGAAAGCCATACAAATATGTTCTGACATTACCCCTTGTAAGCTGCCAAATAGGCTTAGCAGAACAACACAGATTATCCCTATGAATACAGACGCCTTTTTAGAGACTAGGGTCAATGCTATTTTATATGTAAAGAATGCGGTTATAGCTACTAAAACTACACCGGCAAAGCGTATGGCAACAAAACTTTTGCCAAATATGGATATGATAGCCGCAAAAAAAGCAAAAGTTAAAGGTGGTTTTAGGTCCCACAACTGGGTATAAGGTAAAAATCCGTCAACCCAAGATTGACCTAGAAGAATAAAGGTACTTTCGTCACGATCTACATAGTCTCTAAAGAAAAAGGGAAATCGAATAAATAGTGTAATTAATGAGAGTAATAAGAACACCGTAGTATCCTTCATTTGGGAAAAAGCTAAAAGTGCATTTCTGTTTCTTTCTAAGGGCATCTGATTATTGCAGTTTATTTCCCGATCTTTGCAAGATAGATAAAATGGCGAATTATAAATTCTATGACTGTAGAAAATCTATCCAATAGAGATAAAAAACATTTATGGCATCCGCTTACACAACATAAGTTGGGAAAACCCCAGCTGCCTATTGTAAAGGCTAAAGGAGCTGTCTTGTTCGATGAAGATGGAAATGAATATATAGATGCGATCGCTTCTTGGTATACGGTAATGTACGGCCACGCCAATGAACAGATTGTTTCTGCGATTACACAACAGATGCAAACCTTAGACTTTGTAATGTTTAGTGGATTAACGCATGAACCTGCAATTGAATTATCTGAAAAATTAATGGAAATATTGCCTAACAATCAGGCTAAGATTTTCTTTAACGATAATGGTTCAACGGCCGTTGAGGCAGCAATAAAAATGGCATTTCAATTTTTTCATAA
The sequence above is a segment of the Maribacter dokdonensis DSW-8 genome. Coding sequences within it:
- a CDS encoding PAS domain S-box protein; translation: MKGRNILDTNRLKALISFDVMDTNPEAIYDEITTLAASICNTPTSLISFVDDKRQFFKSRHGLDSKGTPIEDSFCKHVIIDDTNLLVVENTLVDKRFKNNKLVTGEPNIGFYAGASLTTEDGHRLGTLCVIDYESRQLSKTQLDGLQTLAKQVVHLLELRKAKKIEQDQKIELEKKGRLLDNIVSATGIGFWERNFANDTFTINQQGIDILGIDPNTVKNFKTDDWFKLINPVDVAEVEKKMLQCLQYPSKDCSVQYRFLQKNGEFKWILEKGKVLKWNEAKEPLVMYGTLQDITEKKSFTTELRRVKNNQEAMINSTRDLMWSIDLDFKLITANTAFHELVKKIQGEPFNEGDSVFSTSVPSSITEKWKSYYTKAIKTGSFSVKQKIQDPSKFWTTYGLTSFDLMYNKEGEKIGVTCFSKDITSEILSQQVLLSAKEEMQKIMDTSLDIICTLDEEGYFLSINRAVEDIWGYAPKDIIGTRYNELIHEEDIISTEENAEFVLSGNKVVNFENRYVHRDGHAVPMLWSSNWDEKDRVYYCIARDNTEKKKAELQLENSERRFKTLVQESSDIITILDAEGNFKYVSPSSTRVIQISPEEFEGQNAFDYIHPDDLERVKTQFNKITQNGSIKIEPFRFKNKLGEWRWFVANVSNQIHEPSIQGVIITSRDINDTRIAKEQLEQSERRYKTLVQEGSDMICIMDENANFTYASPTSTKILNITPEQFIGTNAFDYVHPDDYNIVFNEFIKILKVNQVAIKPFRFKHGDGHWIWLETIVTNKIDEPSLKGIVVNSKDVTTKVQHLNAIEEQNAQLKKIAWTQSHIVRAPVARLMGLVDLLRDDKEKLKLEEREQILNYIITSADEIDNVIKDIVDNTINAIDLDENK
- a CDS encoding aminotransferase class I/II-fold pyridoxal phosphate-dependent enzyme, with product MSQLPNRLKRVLETRKKEGTLRTLNTTEGLIDFLSNDYLGFAINETLFSKTFQLLLTESVASNGSGGSRLLSGNHKLFTRLESQLATFYKSNAALVFNSGYDANIGLFSTLPQKGDLVFYDEYIHASIREGLRLSNAKSYSFSHNDLASLKEKIALNVARNEHETYSVFIVTESIFSMDGDSPDLKAFAKYAKSNEYCLIVDEAHAVGVLGNNGEGMVPLLKLEKDVFARTVTFGKGFGCHGAAIIGSEDLKDYLVNFAKSFIYTTGLTPHSLATIITAHEFLDELGKAPRTLLFENIEYFKKQVASHKLEACFLPSDSAIQGCIIPGSKNAKEVANKMLDKGFNLKAVLSPTVPVGQERLRICLHSYNSKEEIGLLVKLLASYM
- a CDS encoding putative signal transducing protein — its product is MENKFYQLASFEYVADVQIVKGKLESEGIPVFLRDENTLNSDPLISNAIGGVKLQVYSKDKERAIAVYNSIRTYALDNNGKPIVCPNCKARRSEPYYNSKGIFYKLFPFFEKRKYKCLNCNMITNSK
- the bioD gene encoding dethiobiotin synthase; translation: MQKIFVTGISTEVGKTIASAIFVEALKADYWKPVQAGDLDNTDTDKVKRLISNDRSKFHPSSYNLKLPMSPHAAAQIEGVTIDRFHINEPETDNNLIIEGSGGILVPLNDEDTMFDIIMPDYKVVVVSRNYLGSINHSLLTIQWLLHKGYEVSVLFSGEANPHTENIILHKTGVSLIGRIDEEKEFTKEVVKKYADKFQGILQTL
- a CDS encoding ArnT family glycosyltransferase; translation: MPLERNRNALLAFSQMKDTTVFLLLSLITLFIRFPFFFRDYVDRDESTFILLGQSWVDGFLPYTQLWDLKPPLTFAFFAAIISIFGKSFVAIRFAGVVLVAITAFFTYKIALTLVSKKASVFIGIICVVLLSLFGSLQGVMSEHICMAFFVPSIYLLLSKNSSFSIFLSGILVGATVMVKLNMAFPILFLGLFLCYESIFTNRKTSFVQVVLFGTGALTIILATVTPYFLNDITYTWWESVILAPLEYTEARRYSVFKLAPIFVITAVFLFYAHKSKNLDFKNRNIQLLLITIIGVLFSFAKGGRINGHYLIQLHPMLLILVGVVVSNLITVHKPKIPAYLAVIGLLIPAESYLEYVNVINNKIEKGTIFNGEGFSAPQFILENQLETKNVLFFEYHIGYWNLGTLPPTTASTHPSNICRDELFTFFKNPRKKSIEELKFIMEELQPKTVVIRKGKRILDKKEVEENQYIDNYLAQHYTLFATVDNAIILQRL